The following are encoded in a window of Dysidea avara chromosome 4, odDysAvar1.4, whole genome shotgun sequence genomic DNA:
- the LOC136253367 gene encoding uncharacterized protein, whose product MIFFQLLVVLVSGLLCLSLQCQDEVFTNDLKYTSCEEILTKFPDTPSGYYVLADSAEKVYCDMENKRCGSQGWTRVAYVNMSSEMSKCPGNFNLYKTPISSCGGNKDGGCAVAHFSTHGITYSQVCGRVVGYQVGRPNAFSPYTRRSANLDNMMDGILISHGETREHVWAYVTGFQRMPTKENDNYCPCASNMFNGIVPAFIGNDYYCDSGVDDSPSKGMFYTDPLWIGKGCKPPNFCCSSASLPWFCKTLADPTNDDIEIRNCHNQQNENEDTAVQLIELYVH is encoded by the coding sequence ATGATTTTCTTTCAACTACTTGTGGTGCTTGTTAGTGGTCTACTCTGCTTATCATTACAATGCCAGGATGAGGTCTTTACCAATGATTTGAAGTACACCTCTTGTGAAGAGATCCTCACCAAGTTCCCAGACACACCTTCTGGCTACTATGTACTGGCAGACTCTGCTGAGAAGGTCTACTGTGACATGGAGAACAAACGTTGTGGTAGCCAAGGGTGGACCAGAGTGGCTTATGTCAACATGTCTTCTGAAATGTCTAAATGCCCTGGAAACTTTAACCTATACAAAACACCAATAAGCTCTTGTGGTGGTAATAAGGATGGTGGATGTGCAGTTGCTCATTTCTCTACCCACGGAATAACTTACAGTCAAGTGTGTGGTAGAGTAGTTGGCTATCAAGTAGGACGTCCTAATGCATTTAGCCCTTATACAAGGAGAAGCGCAAATCTTGATAATATGATGGATGGAATACTTATCAGCCATGGAGAGACAAGGGAACATGTTTGGGCTTATGTTACTGGTTTTCAAAGAATGCCAACAAAAGAAAATGACAATTATTGTCCTTGTGCTTCTAACATGTTCAATGGTATAGTCCCAGCATTTATCGGAAATGATTATTACTGTGACAGTGGAGTTGATGATAGTCCATCTAAAGGAATGTTTTACACAGACCCATTGTGGATTGGGAAAGGATGTAAGCCTCCTAACTTCTGTTGTTCCTCTGCAAGCCTTCCATGGTTTTGTAAGACACTGGCTGATCCTACTAATGATGATATTGAGATACGTAACTGTCATAATCAACAAAATGAAAATGAAGATACAGCCGTGCAGCTAATAGAACTTTATGTACACTAA